The DNA segment GTCAAGGAGCGCGCCTACGGCAAGGCGAGCCCCGAACAGGCCTCGGCCGTCGCCGCGCTGAAGACCGCGCTCAGCGTCATCCTGCGCCTCTTCGCGCCCGTGATCCCGTACGCCGCCGAGGAGGCGTGGAGCTGGTCGAACGACGCATCGGTGCACGTGGCCGCATGGCCCGCCGTCGACGAGCTCGCCGCACGCGGCGAGGCCGGCGTCGAACTGCTCGAGCTCGCGAGCCTCGCGCTCACCGGCATCCGTCGCGCGAAGACCGATGCGAAGGCCTCGCAGAAGACGCCGGTCGCCAGCGCCGTGATCGCGGCGCCCGAAGCCGCGGCGAACCTCCTCGCATCAGCAGAGGCGGACCTGCGCGCGGTCGGGCGGATCGCGGACCTCCGGTTCGAGCCCGGCGACGAGCTTGCGGTGCGCGACGTCGTGCTGGAGAGTGTGCCCGAGGAGGCCCGATCGTGAACGTGACCGTGCGCGAGGCCGCAGAGGGCGACTTCTTCGGCTGGCTCCCCCTGTTCGAGACGCACTGCGCGAACCGCGGCGGACGACTCGACGACGCCAAGGCGCTGATCGTGTGGAGCTGGGCTCAGGATCCGGCGCACGCACTGCGCGCCGGACTCGCGGTCGACGGGGCCGGTGCGCCGGTCGGACTGGTGCACTTCCATGTCGAGCCGCGCACCATCGACGCGAGCATCGCGCTCGTGATCGACGACCTGTACGTGCAGGAGGGCGCGCAGGGCACCGGTGTCGAAGACCTCCTGCTCGCCTACGTGCGCGAGTCCGCGACGGGCGCGCACGCGACGCGCATCGTGTGGTCGCACGCGCCCGACGAGGCGGACGCGCTCAGCAGCGCCGAGGCGGGGGCACGGCGACGTGACGCGGTCGTCTTCGAGGCGGACCTCTGATGCAACTCGGCACGAGATGGCCCTTCGGCACGCAGCCGCCCCGTTCGGTGCCGATGCAGATCAGGCCGGGCATCGCCGCGGCCGAGGCCGACACGGTCGACGGCGCAGGCCGCACCTGGACGCTCACCTGGCTCGAAGGCCGCCCGATCGCGGAGCTGGACGACGGCACGACCGTGACGGTCGAACCCTCACCCGGCGCCGACGCGGACGACGACTGGTGAGCCCGGCGTCGCACTCGGACTGAGCACCGCACCCGGATGCGCCGATGGGAGGCTCCGGCGGAGCCTCCCATCGTGCGTTCGTCAGGGGATCAGATCGCGAAGCCGAGCGCGCGCATCATGTCGCGCCCGTCGTCGGTGATCCGTTCGGGACCCCACGGCGGCATCCAGACCCAGTTGATGCGGAACCGCTCGACGGTGCCGTCGAGTGCCTCGGCGGTCTGCTCTTCGATCACGTCGGTGAGCGGGCAGCCGGCGCTCGTGAGGGTCATGTTGACCACCAGCGCATCGTTCTCGTCGTCCCAGTTCAGGTCATAGATGAGTCCGAGGTCGACGATGTTGACCCCGAGCTCGGGGTCGACGACGTCCTTCAGCGCTTCGCTGATCTCGTCGAAGCGCTCGGGTGCGAGGGAGCTGACCATGTCTACCAGCCTACGCCCGTCTACTGCGTCGCCGACTCGGCGACGTGGTAGCGGTCGTAGCCCTCCTCCTCGAGGCGATCCGCGAGCTCGGGCCCGCCCTGCTCGGCGATCTTGCCCGCGACGAACACGTGCACGAAGTCGGGCTTGATGTAGCGGAGGATGCGCGTGTAGTGGGTGATCAGCAGGATGCCGAGGTCGGTGTTGGCGTGCGCGCGGTTGACCCCCTCCGAGACCACCTTGAGCGCGTCGACGTCGAGGCCGGAGTCGGTCTCGTCGAGCACGGCGAACTTGGGCTTGAGCAGCTCGAGCTGGAGGATCTCGTTGCGCTTCTTCTCGCCGCCCGAGAAGCCCTCGTTGACGTTGCGCTCCGCGAACGCCGAGTCCATGCGCAGGTTCGACATCGACTCGCGGACGTCCTTCACCCAGCCCCGGATCGAGGGCGCCTCGCCGTCGATCGCGGTCTTCGCGGTGCGGAGGAAGTTCGTGACCGTCACGCCGGGGATCTCGACCGGGTACTGCATGGCGAGGAACATGCCGGCGCGGGCACGCTCGTCGACCGACATCTCGAGGACGTTCTCGCCGTCGAGGAGGATCTCGCCCTCGACGACGGTGTACTTCGGGTGGCCGGCGATCGTATAGGCGAGCGTGGACTTGCCGGAGCCGTTCGGCCCCATGATGGCGTGGATCTCGCCCTTGCGGATGGTCAGGTCGACGCCGCGGAGGATCTCGCGGGTGCCCTGGTCGGTCTCGACGTTGACGTGCAGGTTCTTGATCTCGAGCACGGACATGGTGATCAGGTGGTCTCTTTCGTCGTTCGGCCCGCAGGCGGGCCTGAGGTCAGGTGAAATCGGGGGTCAGACGGCGATCGTCACGGCGGGGTCGATGAACACTCCCCCGTCGACGATCTCGATCGCGTAGACCGGGACTGGTTCGTAGGCGGGAAGCGTGAGCGGCTTGCCCGTCGTCAGGGAGAACTTGGACCCGTGGGCCCAGCACTCGAGCGTGTCGTCCTCGACGAATCCCTCGGAGAGGGAGATGTCGCCGTGCGTGCAGGTGTCGCCGATCGCGAAGATCTCTCCGGCCGCGTCCTTGACGACGGCGATGGGCACGCCGTCGAGCACGACCTTGCGGGCCTCGTTGACGGCGAGGTCGTCGACCCCGAACACGCGCGTGGATGCCACGTCAGCTCCCCTGGAGTTCTGCTTCGAGCGCCAGCGCGAGGCGCCCCTCGAGTTCGGCGTCGCCGATCTGCTGGACGATCTCCGCGAGGAAGCCGTGGACGACGAGCCGTCGGGCCTCGTCCTCCGGGATGCCGCGGGCCTGGAGGTAGAACAGCTGCTCGTCGTCGAAGCGGCCCGTCGCCGAGGCGTGGCCAGCTCCCTCGATGTCGCCGGTCTCGATCTCGAGGTTCGGGACCGAGTCCGCTCGCGTCCCGTCGGTGAGGACGAGGTTCCGGTTCTGCTCGTAGCTGTCGGTGCCGGTCGCCGCGTTGCCGATGAGCACGTCGCCGATCCAGACGCTGCGCGCACCCTCGCCCTGGAGCGCGCCCTTGTAGGTCACGCGGGAGCGGGTGTGCGGGGCGTCGTGGTGCACGAAGACCTGCTGCTCGAGGTGCTGCCCGGCGTCGGAGAAGTACATGCCGTACGCCTCGATGTCGCCGCCCTGCTCGGCCAGGTGCGTCGACGGGTTGACCCGGACGACCTTCCCGCCGAGCGAGACGACGATGTGCTTGAGCTTGGCGTCGCGGCCGATGCGCGCGAAGTGGCTCGCGAGGTGGACCGACTCGTCGGACCACTCCTGCAGCGAGACGACGGTGAGGTTTGCGCCCTCGCCGACGACGATCTCGACGTTCTCGGTCAGCCGGGCGTCGCCCGTGCCGCGCAGGACGACCATTCCGCGGCTGTTCGGGGCGGCCTCGATGACGGTGTGTGCGCCACGGGGCGCGACGCCGACCGCGGGCCGGGTGATCGTGACGGTCTTGGCCTCCTCGCCGGCGACCTCGACGAGCAGCGCCTCGTCGAATGCCGACCAGGCCGCTGCCGACGCGCGATCCTCCGGCGTGCCGGCGCGCCCGATGCGGGCGTCGTCGCGCGGGATCCAGGTGGTGGCGACGCCGTCGGCCGAGGTCTGCTCGACCGCGACGCGCGAGCCGTCGAGCTCACCCGAGGTGAGGTCGGCGAACGCCGCGACC comes from the Agromyces marinus genome and includes:
- a CDS encoding GNAT family N-acetyltransferase, with the translated sequence MNVTVREAAEGDFFGWLPLFETHCANRGGRLDDAKALIVWSWAQDPAHALRAGLAVDGAGAPVGLVHFHVEPRTIDASIALVIDDLYVQEGAQGTGVEDLLLAYVRESATGAHATRIVWSHAPDEADALSSAEAGARRRDAVVFEADL
- a CDS encoding metal-sulfur cluster assembly factor; translated protein: MVSSLAPERFDEISEALKDVVDPELGVNIVDLGLIYDLNWDDENDALVVNMTLTSAGCPLTDVIEEQTAEALDGTVERFRINWVWMPPWGPERITDDGRDMMRALGFAI
- the sufC gene encoding Fe-S cluster assembly ATPase SufC; the protein is MSVLEIKNLHVNVETDQGTREILRGVDLTIRKGEIHAIMGPNGSGKSTLAYTIAGHPKYTVVEGEILLDGENVLEMSVDERARAGMFLAMQYPVEIPGVTVTNFLRTAKTAIDGEAPSIRGWVKDVRESMSNLRMDSAFAERNVNEGFSGGEKKRNEILQLELLKPKFAVLDETDSGLDVDALKVVSEGVNRAHANTDLGILLITHYTRILRYIKPDFVHVFVAGKIAEQGGPELADRLEEEGYDRYHVAESATQ
- a CDS encoding non-heme iron oxygenase ferredoxin subunit, which encodes MASTRVFGVDDLAVNEARKVVLDGVPIAVVKDAAGEIFAIGDTCTHGDISLSEGFVEDDTLECWAHGSKFSLTTGKPLTLPAYEPVPVYAIEIVDGGVFIDPAVTIAV
- the sufD gene encoding Fe-S cluster assembly protein SufD encodes the protein MQSTAMPTADQHGFRPHSDGSVVPVQTRSERFRSTDVSEFAPITGREHEWKYSPVAAFADLTSGELDGSRVAVEQTSADGVATTWIPRDDARIGRAGTPEDRASAAAWSAFDEALLVEVAGEEAKTVTITRPAVGVAPRGAHTVIEAAPNSRGMVVLRGTGDARLTENVEIVVGEGANLTVVSLQEWSDESVHLASHFARIGRDAKLKHIVVSLGGKVVRVNPSTHLAEQGGDIEAYGMYFSDAGQHLEQQVFVHHDAPHTRSRVTYKGALQGEGARSVWIGDVLIGNAATGTDSYEQNRNLVLTDGTRADSVPNLEIETGDIEGAGHASATGRFDDEQLFYLQARGIPEDEARRLVVHGFLAEIVQQIGDAELEGRLALALEAELQGS